The Metabacillus sediminilitoris genome window below encodes:
- a CDS encoding SDR family NAD(P)-dependent oxidoreductase, giving the protein MLLKNKVVLITGGASGIGEAVTRRFIREGAKVSIMGRSIDRLEKMKEEFGGNILTVQGDVSKYEDNEQAVKATVEQFGKLDVFIANAGVFDGFAKFADVTPEALSDAYDFLLNINVKGSFFGAKAALKELLKTNGNIIFSVSGASFYPDGGGVWYTASKHAQIGLMRQLAFELAPNIRVNAVAPGGTLTALTVIPPLHPYVKIVDNDTKASSIKKRNPLQLAQMPEDHVAAYVLLASDESRAITGEVISSDGGLSVRGLG; this is encoded by the coding sequence ATGCTTTTAAAAAATAAAGTAGTGTTAATAACAGGCGGTGCTTCAGGAATTGGCGAAGCTGTCACAAGACGTTTTATACGAGAAGGAGCAAAAGTAAGCATTATGGGGCGTTCCATAGATAGATTAGAGAAAATGAAAGAAGAATTTGGGGGGAATATCTTAACCGTTCAGGGAGATGTAAGCAAATACGAAGACAATGAACAAGCTGTCAAAGCCACTGTTGAGCAATTTGGAAAGCTAGATGTTTTTATTGCGAATGCTGGTGTATTTGATGGATTCGCTAAATTTGCAGATGTAACACCTGAGGCGCTTTCTGACGCATATGATTTTCTTCTTAATATTAACGTGAAAGGCTCATTTTTTGGCGCGAAAGCAGCACTTAAAGAATTGCTAAAAACGAATGGAAATATCATATTTTCTGTATCTGGTGCAAGCTTCTATCCTGATGGCGGGGGCGTTTGGTACACAGCAAGCAAGCATGCTCAAATCGGATTGATGCGCCAGCTTGCATTCGAGCTTGCGCCAAATATTCGGGTAAATGCAGTTGCACCAGGCGGCACATTGACAGCACTAACTGTTATTCCGCCACTGCATCCATATGTGAAAATTGTCGATAATGATACGAAAGCAAGCAGTATTAAAAAACGAAATCCTCTTCAACTTGCACAGATGCCGGAAGATCATGTTGCAGCATATGTACTTTTAGCATCCGATGAATCACGTGCGATTACTGGTGAGGTCATTTCCAGTGATGGCGGTTTGTCAGTACGTGGACTTGGCTGA